From the Hevea brasiliensis isolate MT/VB/25A 57/8 chromosome 15, ASM3005281v1, whole genome shotgun sequence genome, one window contains:
- the LOC110633176 gene encoding receptor protein kinase TMK1, whose protein sequence is MKKRHLDPTFVFLFFLCLLSAAQAQSEDTAVMVKLRDSLGDSKSLGWSGFDPCNWKQVSCDGSKRVTGIQIGNQNLDGTLPPELKNLTALVKLEVMGNKLKGPVPSLSGLSSLQEVLLHNNGFTSFPSDFFDGMTSLMSVSLDYNPFQPWEIPSSLRSATALKDFSANGANITGTIPDFFNNDVFPGLESLHLAMNFLEGALPANFSQASFITSLWLNGQKSNSQLNGTITVLQNMTSLTEIWLHSNQFTGPLPEFTGFNGLEKVSLRDNQLTGIVPASLVNLPTLSVVNLTNNLLQGPTPKFPSQVIGDMNGGSNRFCLPTPAACDHRVDVLLSIVRDFGYPASLAESWESNDPCAQWKGISCSPEGNITVINFHNMELTGTISSSFSLIPSLQKLILSDNLLTGTIPTELATLPSLTLLNVANNRLYGKVPSFSQTEVITSGNPDIGKDHSSFPPTSTPPGTPNTPGKDGGGGSDGSGGKNSSKGKILGSVIGVVCGLCVIGLGVLFFRRKRKQYSRVQSPNMMVIHPGHSGDQDAVKITIAESSTNGTVESYTDSGGLSDIHVVDTGNMVISIQVLRNVTNNFSEENILGRGGFGTVYKGELHDGTKIAVKRMESGVMSEKGLAEFKSEIAVLTKVRHRHLVALLGYCLDGNERLLVYEYMPQGTLSRYLFNWKVEGLKPLEWTRRLTVALDVARGVEYLHGLAHQSFIHRDLKPSNILLGDDMRAKVADFGLVRLAPDGKASIETRLAGTFGYLAPEYAATGRVTTKVDVFSYGVILMEMITGRKALDDTQPEDRLHLVTWFRRMHTNKDTFRKSIDPTIELDEETLASISTVAELAGHCTAREPYQRPDMGHVVNVLSSLVELWKPAEPDSDYLYGIDLEMTLPQALKKWQALEGSNLDSSSSLATSGDNTQTSIPTRPYGFAESFTSSDGR, encoded by the exons ATGAAGAAACGCCATCTAGATCCTacatttgtttttcttttcttcctctgTCTTCTCTCTGCTGCACAAGCTCAGAGCGAGGACACCGCAGTGATGGTTAAACTCAGAGATAGCCTTGGTGACTCGAAAAGTTTAGGGTGGTCTGGTTTTGACCCATGTAACTGGAAACAAGTCTCATGCGATGGTAGCAAGCGGGTGACCGGCATCCAAATCGGCAACCAGAACCTTGACGGCACTCTTCCTCCAGAACTAAAAAATCTGACGGCTTTGGTGAAGCTTGAGGTAATGGGCAACAAGTTAAAGGGTCCAGTACCGAGTCTTTCTGGGTTAAGCTCGCTTCAAGAAGTCCTTTTACATAATAATGGTTTCACTTCATTTCCTTCCGATTTCTTTGACGGGATGACGTCGTTAATGTCTGTGAGTCTGGATTATAATCCATTTCAACCCTGGGAGATACCTTCCAGTCTTAGAAGTGCCACTGCCTTGAAGGATTTCTCTGCTAATGGGGCTAATATAACTGGCACAATCCCTGATTTTTTCAACAATGATGTGTTTCCTGGACTGGAAAGTCTGCATTTGGCAATGAATTTTTTGGAGGGTGCACTGCCAGCGAATTTTTCACAGGCATCTTTTATTACTTCCCTTTGGCTTAATGGCCAAAAGAGTAATTCCCAACTAAATGGTACAATTACTGTCTTACAAAACATGACTAGTTTGACGGAGATTTGGTTACATAGTAATCAGTTCACCGGTCCATTACCGGAATTTACTGGGTTTAATGGGTTAGAGAAAGTGAGTTTAAGGGATAATCAGCTTACTGGTATTGTTCCGGCATCACTTGTGAACCTTCCCACACTTTCTGTTGTCAATTTGACTAATAATCTGCTTCAGGGGCCAACACCAAAATTTCCTAGTCAAGTTATTGGGGATATGAATGGCGGTTCTAATAGATTTTGCCTACCTACTCCTGCTGCCTGTGACCATCGTGTTGATGTTCTGTTATCAATTGTGAGAGACTTTGGATACCCTGCTAGTTTAGCTGAGAGTTGGGAAAGTAATGACCCTTGTGCACAGTGGAAAGGCATTTCATGTTCACCTGAAGGGAACATTACTGTTATCAACTTCCACAATATGGAGCTTACTGGTacaatttcttcaagtttttcatTGATTCCTTCATTGCAAAAGTTAATTTTGTCAGATAATTTGCTTACTGGTACTATACCAACTGAGCTTGCAACTCTGCCTAGTCTTACTTTATTAAACGTTGCAAACAATAGGCTATATGGTAAGGTGCCTAGTTTCAGTCAAACAGAAGTGATAACTTCTGGAAACCCTGATATTGGAAAGGATCATAGTAGCTTCCCCCCAACTAGTACACCTCCTGGGACACCCAACACACCTGGCAAAGATGGAGGAGGTGGTTCTGATGGAAGTGGTGGTAAGAATTCTAGTAAGGGAAAGATTTTGGGTTCTGTAATTGGTGTTGTTTGTGGATTATGTGTCATTGGACTGGGTGTGCTTTTCTTTAGAAGGAAACGGAAACAATACAGTAGGGTACAGAGTCCAAATATGATGGTTATTCATCCTGGCCATTCTGGAGATCAGGATGCTGTGAAAATTACCATTGCCGAATCAAGCACCAATGGTACTGTTGAGAGCTATACTGATAGTGGTGGACTCAGTGACATTCATGTAGTTGATACTGGGAATATGGTGATTTCTATTCAAGTTTTGAGAAATGTGACTAACAATTTCAGCGAAGAGAACATACTAGGAAGAGGAGGATTTGGGACTGTTTACAAGGGAGAACTGCATGATGGGACAAAAATCGCAGTAAAGAGAATGGAATCTGGAGTGATGAGTGAAAAGGGTCTGGCAGAGTTCAAGTCTGAGATTGCGGTGCTCACTAAGGTCCGGCATCGGCACTTAGTTGCACTACTTGGATATTGCTTGGATGGAAATGAGAGACTTCTTGTTTATGAATATATGCCTCAGGGGACTCTTAGTAGATATCTCTTTAATTGGAAGGTAGAGGGTTTGAAACCACTTGAATGGACTAGAAGATTGACCGTAGCCTTGGATGTTGCCAGGGGTGTTGAATATCTGCATGGACTAGCACATCAAAGCTTTATTCACAGGGATCTGAAGCCTTCCAACATTCTTCTTGGAGATGATATGCGGGCCAAGGTTGCAGATTTTGGACTCGTTCGTCTTGCTCCAGATGGGAAAGCCTCAATTGAAACAAGACTAGCTGGAACTTTTGGGTATCTTGCACCAGAATATGCTG CGACTGGACGAGTGACTACCAAGGTTGATGTGTTTAGCTATGGTGTGATACTAATGGAGATGATCACCGGAAGAAAAGCTCTTGATGATACCCAGCCCGAGGATCGCTTGCACCTTGTTACTTGGTTCCGTAGGATGCACACCAACAAGGACACATTCCGCAAGAGTATTGACCCAACTATTGAGCTTGACGAGGAGACCCTTGCCAGCATTAGCACAGTTGCTGAGCTAGCTGGCCACTGTACTGCAAGAGAACCCTACCAGAGGCCTGACATGGGTCATGTGGTTAATGTTCTTTCATCTCTTGTTGAGCTGTGGAAACCAGCAGAACCAGATTCTGATTACTTGTATGGGATTGACCTTGAAATGACCTTGCCTCAGGCACTCAAGAAGTGGCAAGCACTTGAGGGAAGCAATTTGGATTCCTCTTCTTCACTTGCTACTAGTGGGGATAATACACAAACCAGTATACCCACTCGACCATATGGCTTTGCGGAATCATTTACGTCATCAGATGGACGGtaa